The Juglans regia cultivar Chandler chromosome 11, Walnut 2.0, whole genome shotgun sequence genome contains the following window.
ACATCAATGAGAGGATGAGATCCATACTGATTGACTGGCTTATTGAGGTATACATAATGTTTCCTACTGAACCAATGCCTAAACTGGTAATTGGGTTTCCAGTTCGAACttaagcttgattttttttttccaaatcaatGTTAAGTTTGAGTCATGGTTCTGCTTGTTCGAATTAACAGGTCCACGATAAGTTTGAACTGACGAAAGAGACATTGTTCCTAACGGTTAATATAATAGACAGATTTTTATCTAAGCAAACAGTAGTAAGAAAGAAACTTCAGTTGGTGGGTTTGGTTGCCATGCTCTTAGCGTGCAAATACGAGGAAGTTTCTGTTCCTGTAGTCGGAGACTTGATTCTTATATCAGATAAAGCTTACACAAGGAAGGAGGTTCTGGACATGGTACTATTCTTTGGTTGTGAATTGTGATTAtacccaaattataataaatcacCTTGCAACAAATAAACCTTCAGCTCTTCATAAACCTGCAGGAGAGCTTGATGGTCAACACATTGCAGTTCAACATGTCAGTTCCAACCCCGTATGTTTTCATGCAAAGGTTCCTCAAGGCTGCTCAGTCGGAAAAAAAGGTCAGTggtcaaaagaaaagaaaaaatttaaaagagtgTGGTTTTCTTATTGGTGCATAATGACTTCCAAAAACAGTGTCTAGGAATATTGCTGCCctcataattaatcaaatctaTATGAAACAGCTTGAGCAACTGTCCTTCTTCTTGATCGAGCTTTCGCTGGTGGAGTACGAGATGCTCAAGTTTCCACCATCTTTATTAGCAGCTGCTGCAGTCTATACTGCGCAATGTACTCTTTATGCGTACAAGCAGTGGAGTAAGACCTGTGAATGGCATACCAGCTACTCAGAAAATCAGCTATTGTGAGTTTCTTACCATTTTAACTTGCACATACAAATCGAGTACATGAAAGTTCATTGATCAGATGCTTCTTGCTTTGCTTGCTCACAGAGAATGCTCAAGACTAATGGTAGGTTTCCACCAAAATGCAGCAACAGGGAAACTCACTGGGGTACATAGAAAATACTGTACATCTAAGTTTGGCTATACTGCAAAATCTGAACCGGCTCATTTTCTGTTGGATACCCAACTATAGCAGGCCATGCACAGTTACTAACATTACATGACTTTGTAATTGGGTTGCTTGGGGATGGGGAAACACTCATCATTATAGAGCAACTTGGGTTGCACTGGTCATTGATCTTCTAGATTACTAAGCCTGCAGCCTCGGTTGTTAATTGCACACAGCCATGGTTGTTTTCCTTAAGTTCTAATTGGAAATAATCATTCTTTTCCCCTTCAAATTGTACTTCTACTGTTGTTCTCTGAACAATAATGTGATGACAGTGTCATATTTCCTTTTCCACTAATCTGGAGAAAAGTATTATTTCGAAGTAATTTGATTTCATTTccctttctctcttatgattttTGTTTGGCATTCTTATGTTAAAGGTTCCTCCATTCGCTTTACTGGTCAAAAAGTAAACTTGGCATTCTTATGTTTAAGTATATATGTCAAGAAAATAGCCAAGAGCCTGATGACCCGATAGCGTATGACCCGACTCTTCAAACCCC
Protein-coding sequences here:
- the LOC109014130 gene encoding G2/mitotic-specific cyclin-1-like; the encoded protein is MVITDENKPTNFQVGGLEMGTRKSSRQEIRQNRRALSVINQNLVGAQAYPCVVNKRTLSENYDICEKKQADPVHRPITRKFAAQIANTQQASFQETKKANPSASEGFQACIFIDEEHKSTKEDQPVPMFLEQTEAMSSGTEEMEEIEMEDIVEEPVMDIDSCDAKNPLAVVDYIEDLYAYYRKMESFSCVSTNYMAQQFDINERMRSILIDWLIEVHDKFELTKETLFLTVNIIDRFLSKQTVVRKKLQLVGLVAMLLACKYEEVSVPVVGDLILISDKAYTRKEVLDMESLMVNTLQFNMSVPTPYVFMQRFLKAAQSEKKLEQLSFFLIELSLVEYEMLKFPPSLLAAAAVYTAQCTLYAYKQWSKTCEWHTSYSENQLLECSRLMVGFHQNAATGKLTGVHRKYCTSKFGYTAKSEPAHFLLDTQL